A window of Verrucomicrobiota bacterium JB022 contains these coding sequences:
- a CDS encoding ABC transporter permease has product MSTASAEPPLPARVYAPDSPLRSLRTFLAEAWADLAKCRELAWLLTLRDIKAQFRQSMLGYVWAFLPPVITSLTFIFLSETGTIQVGETAIPYPAFVLIGSLIWQMFADAVQSPLRAVTAGQNMLIKINFPRESLILSGVGMALFNSLVRLVILVPVLVYYQVSPSLSWLWAGVGCMGLIAMGTCISTLLTPLGVLFSDVARGIMLIMTFWMFLSAAIFPLPTEGLKAQLMHLNPIMPLVVTTRSALLGMDLPLLPYMLVVIAVSVALLLVGWLLYRVALPHMIARLGM; this is encoded by the coding sequence ATGTCCACCGCCTCTGCCGAACCGCCCTTGCCGGCGCGCGTCTACGCGCCCGATTCGCCCCTGCGGAGCCTGCGGACGTTCCTGGCTGAAGCTTGGGCCGATCTCGCCAAATGTCGCGAGCTAGCCTGGCTGCTGACCTTGCGCGACATCAAGGCGCAGTTTCGCCAAAGTATGCTGGGATACGTGTGGGCCTTTTTGCCACCCGTCATCACCTCGCTCACCTTCATTTTTCTCAGCGAGACGGGCACGATTCAAGTCGGGGAAACGGCGATCCCGTATCCCGCTTTCGTCCTCATCGGCTCCCTTATCTGGCAGATGTTCGCCGACGCCGTGCAAAGCCCCTTGCGGGCGGTTACGGCGGGGCAAAACATGCTGATCAAGATCAACTTCCCGCGTGAGTCGCTGATCCTGTCCGGCGTGGGCATGGCGCTCTTCAACAGCCTTGTGCGGCTCGTTATCCTCGTGCCGGTGCTGGTGTACTACCAGGTCTCGCCCTCGCTCTCGTGGCTCTGGGCGGGCGTGGGCTGCATGGGGCTGATTGCGATGGGCACCTGCATCAGCACGCTCCTGACCCCGCTCGGCGTGCTCTTCAGCGACGTGGCGCGCGGCATCATGCTCATCATGACGTTCTGGATGTTCCTCTCTGCCGCCATCTTTCCGCTGCCGACGGAGGGCCTCAAGGCCCAGTTGATGCATCTAAACCCTATCATGCCGCTGGTGGTGACTACCCGTAGTGCGTTGCTGGGTATGGATTTACCGCTGCTGCCCTATATGTTGGTGGTCATCGCCGTCAGTGTCGCCCTCCTTTTGGTCGGTTGGCTGCTCTACCGCGTGGCGCTGCCCCACATGATCGCCCGACTGGGCATGTAG
- a CDS encoding glycosyltransferase family 4 protein codes for MASNALHILPFFTSFRLSRNTGGKDKAGAAIVRASYLEGMSPFVLPLPWGGVDQVQERFEGRHEIYFDEQNTPVTLLPTYCHPNGCDVLKRGWRRLRESPPRGAPLSWLGQTFREASFALETVVEATLGQDRFAIAHNHQSGSAFPEIVRQLGNATLPLVLTNHSNAITPYLDAYDHVVFVSESQREQTLKERPELEPKTSLIHYYGSNEFLTHPVAELGEGFVFAGLMHNHRKGFDLLLEAYQVDHTLHGTPLRLAGDGKLFADNKGAAEQHALPFRFYGHQKAAELAALVAGAKAFVMPSRAEGLALAYIEALCVGAPIIGYPPNVYELENVLQMPVGLAFDANAHDGKALADTLHTFLQHPEFSTPGYRQELARRARARFSPERFISQYRELYRRLLYT; via the coding sequence ATGGCCTCCAACGCCCTCCATATCCTCCCGTTTTTCACCAGCTTTCGGCTGAGTCGAAACACCGGCGGCAAAGACAAGGCCGGGGCTGCGATTGTGCGCGCCTCTTACCTGGAAGGCATGTCTCCCTTTGTGCTCCCCTTGCCCTGGGGCGGTGTCGATCAGGTGCAGGAGCGGTTTGAGGGGCGCCACGAAATTTATTTCGACGAGCAGAATACGCCGGTGACGCTGTTGCCCACCTATTGCCACCCCAATGGGTGCGACGTGCTGAAGCGGGGCTGGCGTCGGCTCCGCGAAAGTCCGCCGCGCGGGGCGCCGCTCAGTTGGCTCGGCCAGACCTTCCGCGAGGCGAGTTTCGCCCTCGAAACGGTCGTAGAGGCAACATTGGGGCAGGATCGCTTCGCCATTGCGCACAACCACCAGTCGGGCTCGGCCTTCCCGGAGATCGTCCGTCAGCTTGGGAATGCGACCCTGCCTCTTGTGCTTACCAATCACTCCAACGCAATTACTCCATACCTGGACGCTTACGATCATGTGGTCTTCGTAAGCGAAAGCCAGCGCGAGCAGACGCTGAAGGAACGCCCGGAACTCGAACCCAAGACTTCGCTTATCCACTACTACGGCTCGAATGAGTTTCTGACGCATCCCGTGGCAGAGCTGGGGGAAGGGTTTGTGTTTGCGGGCCTGATGCACAACCACCGCAAGGGTTTCGACCTGCTGCTGGAGGCCTACCAGGTGGATCACACGCTGCACGGCACGCCGCTGCGGCTGGCCGGGGATGGCAAACTGTTCGCGGATAACAAGGGGGCGGCGGAGCAGCATGCGCTGCCCTTTCGCTTTTACGGTCACCAGAAAGCGGCGGAGCTGGCGGCGTTGGTGGCGGGCGCGAAGGCGTTTGTCATGCCCAGCCGCGCCGAAGGGCTCGCGCTGGCTTACATCGAAGCCCTTTGCGTGGGGGCGCCGATCATCGGCTATCCGCCCAACGTGTACGAGCTGGAGAACGTGTTGCAAATGCCCGTGGGCCTGGCCTTCGACGCCAACGCGCACGACGGCAAGGCGCTGGCCGACACGCTGCATACTTTCCTCCAACACCCGGAGTTCTCAACCCCCGGCTACCGCCAGGAGCTGGCTCGCCGGGCCCGCGCCAGATTTTCGCCCGAACGATTCATCAGCCAGTATCGAGAGCTGTATCGGCGACTGCTTTACACTTGA
- a CDS encoding glycosyltransferase, whose protein sequence is MKILLLTNIPPVVPSSRAGGAQRTSLLLRALEAVGQVDLGLVCAPHYPPRERWEELVALRPEVRRWHWQEPKPFRGAHRIFRRLPQPLHKTIWEPLVERKRYTAQPAVARQVRQYVFDQGYDLVVARYLRPAAVAGLHANDFPVPVLVDVDDLDSEVLRLRLEQEAQISRFIWASHKYRVGKMRQLMLEVLHHSVGAFLVNPADQKLIEPTPSWLLPNIPYHFLQGVIPPLAPPVVESKDLLFVGQLGYEPNRQGLNRFLLNVWPTVMAAVPGVRLRIVGAFIRPEDQEAWGRIEGVDVVGFVDDLRTEYARCAFTVCPVYWGGGSKIKILESLAYGRTCVLTHHAHEGLSQDLYHRNHVWVGDKDDAFAQGCIELLSDFQGRQALAESGREVVDQKFTFSAFCEVVENAVRKAVAKQA, encoded by the coding sequence ATGAAGATCCTCCTTCTCACCAATATTCCGCCTGTGGTTCCCAGTAGCCGGGCTGGGGGCGCTCAGCGAACAAGCTTGTTACTGCGGGCGCTGGAAGCGGTCGGGCAGGTCGACCTTGGACTGGTATGCGCACCCCACTACCCGCCGCGCGAGCGCTGGGAAGAGTTGGTCGCACTTCGTCCTGAGGTTAGGCGCTGGCATTGGCAGGAGCCCAAGCCTTTTCGTGGCGCCCATCGTATTTTCCGGCGATTGCCTCAGCCTTTACACAAGACGATCTGGGAACCTTTGGTGGAGCGCAAACGCTATACCGCCCAGCCGGCGGTTGCCCGTCAAGTCAGGCAATATGTCTTCGACCAAGGGTACGATCTCGTGGTGGCCCGCTATTTGAGGCCAGCAGCCGTAGCAGGTCTCCATGCTAATGATTTTCCGGTGCCCGTCCTCGTCGACGTAGACGATCTCGACAGCGAGGTTTTACGGCTTCGCTTGGAACAGGAGGCGCAGATTAGCAGATTCATCTGGGCAAGCCATAAATATCGGGTGGGCAAGATGAGGCAGCTAATGCTTGAGGTCCTGCACCACTCGGTCGGTGCTTTTCTTGTCAATCCAGCCGATCAGAAGCTGATTGAGCCCACTCCCAGTTGGCTACTGCCAAACATACCGTATCACTTTTTGCAGGGAGTAATACCCCCTCTCGCGCCGCCTGTAGTTGAGTCCAAAGATCTGCTCTTTGTAGGCCAACTCGGCTATGAACCCAATCGTCAAGGGCTTAATCGTTTTCTCCTCAACGTATGGCCTACCGTCATGGCGGCAGTCCCGGGAGTTCGGCTCAGAATTGTGGGAGCCTTCATCCGCCCGGAAGACCAGGAGGCTTGGGGGCGAATCGAAGGGGTGGATGTGGTGGGCTTTGTCGATGACCTGAGAACTGAATATGCCCGCTGTGCCTTCACAGTCTGCCCAGTCTATTGGGGTGGAGGTTCCAAGATCAAGATTCTGGAGTCGCTCGCCTACGGGCGCACTTGTGTCTTGACTCATCACGCCCATGAGGGCCTTTCGCAAGATCTATATCATCGTAACCATGTTTGGGTAGGAGATAAGGATGATGCCTTCGCACAGGGATGTATTGAGCTGCTGAGTGATTTCCAGGGCCGCCAAGCGTTGGCTGAAAGCGGGCGAGAAGTCGTCGATCAAAAATTTACGTTCAGCGCTTTTTGTGAGGTTGTAGAGAACGCCGTGCGGAAGGCGGTTGCAAAACAAGCATGA
- a CDS encoding glycosyltransferase family 4 protein — MKILFLTNVMPVFPVHHSGGAQRTSLILKALESFGQVDFVFVCPQGVPSRQRWEGMQEARPEVIRVQWQEPKPFRGAHRLGSLLSAPSRESFLESVVEMRRFEVQPTVRDQVRMRVVEGKYDLVVARYIRPAAVAGLFDRDFPVPVLVDIDDLDSEVLRLKLEQKTDFFSRWTRNSRVARLERLIREYVKRTKGVFIANPSDAQRVQDTRGWFLPNIPFHFINGVNEPLPDVSGSQDILFVGNLGYGPNKDGLNYFLQAVWPQVLGEEPCARLRVVGSFLKPEDGSRWAEIENVDVIGFAEDLEAEYARCAFSICPVYWGGGSKIKILESLAYQRTCVISPHAHEAYATSLRHREHLWVGHDDAEFAAGCVTLLQDGALRQRCAQVGRETVCKEFTYESTRRVVSSALAASGFTAVANANV; from the coding sequence ATGAAGATCCTGTTTCTCACCAATGTCATGCCCGTATTCCCTGTGCACCACTCGGGTGGCGCCCAGCGGACGAGCCTGATCCTGAAAGCTCTGGAATCGTTCGGGCAGGTCGATTTCGTTTTTGTATGCCCGCAAGGGGTTCCGAGCCGCCAGCGCTGGGAAGGGATGCAGGAGGCGCGCCCCGAGGTCATCCGCGTGCAGTGGCAAGAGCCGAAACCCTTTCGGGGCGCCCATCGTCTCGGTAGCCTTTTGAGTGCTCCAAGCCGCGAATCCTTCCTGGAGAGTGTGGTGGAGATGCGGCGTTTCGAGGTGCAGCCGACCGTGCGAGACCAAGTGCGAATGCGCGTAGTGGAGGGGAAATACGATCTGGTGGTGGCACGTTACATCCGCCCTGCCGCTGTGGCCGGTTTGTTTGATCGCGATTTCCCTGTCCCGGTGCTGGTTGATATTGATGATCTGGATAGCGAGGTCTTGCGCCTGAAGCTGGAGCAGAAGACGGACTTTTTCTCCCGTTGGACGCGCAACTCCAGGGTGGCCCGTCTGGAGCGCCTGATCCGCGAATACGTAAAGCGGACGAAAGGCGTCTTTATCGCGAATCCATCCGATGCCCAGCGAGTTCAGGATACGCGCGGGTGGTTCTTGCCCAACATTCCCTTCCACTTCATCAACGGAGTAAACGAGCCATTGCCGGATGTTTCCGGCAGTCAGGATATTCTCTTTGTCGGCAACCTCGGCTACGGGCCAAACAAGGATGGCCTCAACTACTTTTTGCAAGCGGTGTGGCCGCAGGTGCTGGGGGAAGAGCCATGTGCTCGGTTGCGGGTGGTAGGTTCGTTCCTTAAACCAGAAGACGGCAGTCGCTGGGCGGAGATCGAGAATGTGGATGTGATTGGATTTGCAGAAGACCTCGAAGCGGAGTACGCGCGCTGCGCCTTTTCTATCTGCCCCGTATACTGGGGTGGGGGCTCAAAAATCAAGATCCTCGAATCGCTTGCTTATCAGCGTACTTGTGTCATTTCACCGCATGCGCACGAAGCCTACGCGACCTCCCTGCGTCACCGTGAGCACCTTTGGGTAGGGCACGATGACGCGGAATTTGCTGCCGGCTGCGTGACCTTGCTTCAGGACGGTGCCCTGCGCCAACGCTGTGCACAGGTGGGGCGTGAAACCGTGTGTAAGGAATTCACCTATGAGTCTACCCGGCGGGTAGTCAGTTCTGCGCTCGCCGCATCTGGCTTCACGGCGGTTGCCAACGCGAATGTCTAG
- the kdsB gene encoding 3-deoxy-manno-octulosonate cytidylyltransferase yields the protein MSASSVIVIPARLASTRLPRKLLLPLAGQPVLWHTWQRAQQVAPEVPVIIATDSEEVANLVRSWGGDVRMTPASCQSGTERICALLDELEADFFLNVQGDEPFIDPDLLRSLLQRARDTGCDLVTAVTPIRSRADLFNPSVVKAVRASDGRAVYFTRATAPYLRDVSWADWIDQRTHFRHLGVYGYTRAALQWYAQQAPCALEQQEKLEQLRFVDHQWNFQTVVTDYAGVGIDTPEDLRHASRLMEQGLSPEQLMQPPSVHEQVAQTTLLHEIEALQSLLPRNRQEITRAVELILTAKGKVVVTGLGKSGLVGHKIAATLASTGTPAVFLNAAEALHGDLGLVNPGDVVLMLSNSAATVELIKMLPSLKKIGVDLIGIFGQLQTQLAQEMRVVIDISAVREACPLGVAPMSTTTNTLAVGDALAAALMKAKGFTDEDFAVYHPGGSLGRKLLLHVRDVMHPAEALPQLTPEATLDEVLVAMTQKNLGAVCLTEEGRLAGIITEGDIRRALVRYRDLNLKASQVMTPRPIAIGPDERLGTALERMEAKQIYVLPVVDASQRYLGLLRMHDTL from the coding sequence GTGTCCGCCTCATCCGTCATCGTCATCCCGGCGCGGCTGGCCTCGACCCGCTTGCCCCGCAAGCTGCTGCTGCCCCTCGCCGGCCAACCCGTGCTTTGGCACACCTGGCAGCGTGCCCAGCAAGTGGCGCCCGAGGTGCCTGTCATCATCGCGACCGACAGCGAAGAAGTCGCCAACCTCGTGCGCAGTTGGGGCGGCGACGTCCGCATGACGCCCGCCAGTTGCCAATCGGGCACCGAGCGCATCTGCGCCCTGCTCGACGAACTGGAGGCCGATTTCTTCCTCAACGTGCAGGGCGACGAGCCGTTTATCGACCCCGACCTGCTGCGCAGCCTCCTCCAGCGCGCCCGCGACACCGGTTGCGACCTCGTGACCGCCGTGACGCCGATCCGCAGCCGGGCCGACCTCTTCAACCCCAGCGTGGTCAAAGCTGTGCGCGCCTCCGACGGTCGGGCCGTCTACTTTACCCGCGCGACCGCACCTTACCTGCGCGACGTGAGCTGGGCCGACTGGATCGACCAGCGCACCCACTTCCGCCACCTCGGCGTCTACGGCTACACGCGCGCGGCCCTCCAGTGGTATGCCCAGCAGGCCCCCTGTGCGCTGGAGCAGCAGGAAAAGCTGGAGCAGCTCCGCTTTGTCGACCACCAGTGGAATTTCCAGACCGTGGTGACGGACTACGCGGGCGTCGGCATCGACACCCCGGAAGACCTCCGCCACGCCTCGCGCCTGATGGAGCAGGGCCTGAGCCCCGAGCAACTGATGCAGCCGCCGAGCGTGCACGAGCAGGTGGCCCAGACCACGCTGCTGCACGAGATCGAAGCCCTGCAAAGCCTCCTGCCGCGCAACCGCCAGGAGATCACGCGTGCGGTCGAGCTGATCCTCACCGCCAAGGGCAAGGTCGTCGTGACCGGGCTTGGCAAATCGGGCCTCGTGGGCCACAAGATTGCCGCGACGCTCGCCAGCACCGGCACCCCCGCCGTTTTCCTCAATGCCGCCGAGGCGCTGCATGGCGACTTGGGGCTCGTCAACCCGGGCGACGTCGTCCTGATGCTCAGCAACAGCGCCGCCACGGTCGAGCTGATCAAGATGCTGCCCAGCCTGAAGAAGATCGGGGTCGACCTCATCGGCATCTTCGGCCAGTTGCAGACCCAGCTCGCGCAGGAGATGCGCGTAGTGATCGACATCAGCGCGGTACGCGAAGCCTGCCCGCTCGGCGTCGCCCCAATGAGCACCACCACCAACACCCTCGCGGTGGGCGATGCCCTCGCGGCGGCCCTGATGAAGGCCAAGGGCTTTACGGATGAAGACTTTGCCGTCTACCACCCAGGTGGCTCGCTGGGGCGCAAGCTGCTGCTGCATGTGCGCGACGTGATGCACCCGGCGGAGGCGCTCCCGCAACTCACCCCCGAGGCCACCCTCGACGAGGTGCTGGTGGCGATGACGCAAAAGAACCTCGGGGCGGTCTGCCTGACCGAAGAGGGCCGCCTCGCCGGTATTATTACGGAAGGGGACATCCGCCGCGCCCTCGTGCGCTACCGCGACTTGAACCTCAAGGCCAGCCAGGTGATGACGCCCCGGCCCATCGCCATCGGCCCCGACGAACGTCTCGGCACTGCGCTCGAGCGCATGGAGGCCAAGCAGATTTACGTGTTGCCCGTCGTCGATGCCAGCCAGCGCTACCTCGGCCTGCTGCGCATGCACGACACTCTTTAG
- a CDS encoding ABC transporter ATP-binding protein has product MAGEVLVRAEDVGKKFCRDLKRSLVYGVQDTLSDLCLHGGPRTRLRRDEFWANQGVSFELRRGECLGLIGRNGAGKTTLLKMLNGLLKPDTGRIELRGRVGALIALNAGFNPILTGRENIYVNGSILGLSRQEIKARFDEIVEFAELAAFIDTPVRSYSSGMQVRLGFAIASTLQPDVLLLDEVLAVGDVAFRNKCYTRVAGLLKEAAVIFVSHNMEQVAQICTHGLFLKQGRVEDAGSLDHVVRRYFSDNINQGESEIFERVNAPLTKVEVQLSEHVPYGSRMQVDLTVEAAEDLNDVSANFFVLTSEVQRVFGALGREQALAFDLKKGTNRLQFEIDALYLRRGKYYLTVDLVDARTANRHYTAYLKYSFEVHGPTFARDIQVPSVKLNG; this is encoded by the coding sequence ATGGCTGGAGAAGTCCTCGTTCGCGCAGAAGACGTCGGTAAAAAGTTTTGCCGCGACCTCAAGCGATCGCTCGTCTACGGCGTGCAGGACACGTTGAGCGACCTCTGCCTGCACGGGGGGCCACGCACCCGACTGCGGCGCGACGAGTTTTGGGCTAACCAGGGCGTCAGCTTCGAGCTGCGGCGGGGCGAATGCCTAGGGCTGATCGGCCGCAACGGTGCGGGCAAGACAACCCTGCTCAAGATGCTCAACGGGCTGCTTAAGCCCGACACTGGCCGGATCGAGCTGCGCGGGAGGGTAGGGGCGCTGATCGCGCTCAACGCCGGTTTCAACCCAATCCTGACCGGGCGCGAAAATATCTACGTCAACGGTTCGATTCTCGGCCTCTCGCGGCAGGAGATCAAAGCCCGCTTCGACGAGATTGTGGAATTTGCTGAGTTGGCCGCCTTTATTGATACGCCCGTGCGGTCTTACAGCTCCGGTATGCAGGTGCGCCTCGGTTTCGCGATCGCCAGCACGCTCCAGCCCGATGTGCTGCTGCTCGACGAGGTGTTGGCAGTGGGCGATGTGGCCTTCCGCAACAAGTGCTATACCCGTGTGGCGGGGCTGCTGAAAGAGGCGGCGGTAATCTTTGTCAGCCACAACATGGAGCAGGTGGCGCAGATCTGCACGCACGGCCTGTTCCTCAAACAAGGCCGGGTGGAGGATGCGGGCAGCCTCGATCACGTTGTGCGGCGCTACTTCAGCGACAACATCAACCAGGGCGAGTCGGAGATCTTCGAGCGGGTCAACGCCCCTCTGACGAAGGTAGAGGTGCAGCTATCGGAGCACGTGCCGTATGGCAGCCGGATGCAAGTCGATTTGACGGTGGAGGCTGCTGAAGACTTGAACGATGTCAGCGCCAATTTCTTCGTGCTGACTTCCGAGGTGCAGCGGGTATTTGGAGCCCTTGGCCGGGAGCAGGCCCTCGCTTTCGATCTGAAAAAGGGTACGAACCGCCTCCAGTTCGAGATTGACGCGCTGTATCTGCGGCGTGGCAAGTACTACCTGACGGTCGACTTGGTCGATGCTCGCACGGCGAACCGTCACTATACGGCTTACCTGAAATACAGCTTCGAAGTCCACGGGCCCACCTTCGCCCGCGACATTCAAGTCCCATCGGTCAAGTTGAACGGATAA
- the murB gene encoding UDP-N-acetylmuramate dehydrogenase, which translates to MRPAPCQLRENVPLAPLTTWRIGGPARWLAEPSAAEVPALLEWARAEKLRVWWLGRGSNVLVDDAGLDGLVVLTREAMKQIGRKGDCIEAEAGVSLPRLAKFAAQEGYAGYEFLIGIPGTVGAAVAINAGFKQGDPRHMLALVHEADLIALDGSTRTVTMQEVNARYRYTDILETEELVLRARLKLERPGDPEEIRAETREHLLQRKRTQPLTRPTAGSVFKAIHDGTPAAVFIDRAGLKGLQEGGAIVSPKHANWIENAGGASARDVLRLVEQVQRRVGTEFGLDLEPEIRYLHSNA; encoded by the coding sequence GTGCGCCCCGCGCCCTGCCAGCTCCGCGAAAACGTGCCCCTTGCGCCTCTCACCACGTGGCGTATCGGGGGGCCTGCGCGCTGGCTGGCTGAGCCCAGCGCAGCCGAAGTGCCCGCCCTGCTCGAATGGGCGCGCGCGGAAAAGCTGCGCGTGTGGTGGCTCGGGCGCGGCTCAAACGTGCTGGTCGACGACGCGGGGCTCGACGGCCTCGTCGTCCTCACCCGCGAGGCTATGAAGCAGATCGGGCGCAAAGGCGACTGCATCGAGGCCGAAGCGGGCGTGAGCCTGCCACGCCTGGCCAAGTTTGCCGCGCAGGAAGGTTACGCAGGCTACGAGTTTCTGATCGGGATCCCCGGCACGGTCGGGGCGGCCGTGGCGATCAACGCCGGCTTCAAGCAAGGCGACCCCCGCCACATGCTGGCCCTCGTCCACGAGGCCGACCTCATCGCGCTCGACGGCAGCACCCGCACCGTCACCATGCAGGAAGTCAACGCGCGCTACCGCTATACCGACATTCTGGAGACGGAAGAGCTGGTGCTGCGCGCGCGCCTGAAGCTCGAACGCCCCGGCGACCCGGAGGAAATTCGCGCCGAGACGCGCGAGCACCTGCTGCAGCGCAAACGCACCCAACCCCTCACGCGCCCCACCGCCGGCAGCGTCTTCAAGGCGATCCACGACGGCACGCCCGCTGCCGTCTTTATCGACCGGGCGGGCCTCAAGGGCCTGCAGGAGGGTGGGGCGATCGTCAGCCCCAAGCACGCCAACTGGATCGAAAACGCCGGAGGGGCCAGTGCGCGCGATGTGCTGCGCCTCGTCGAGCAGGTCCAGCGCCGGGTGGGCACAGAATTTGGTCTCGATCTCGAACCTGAGATCCGCTACCTCCATTCCAACGCATGA
- a CDS encoding exosortase-associated EpsI family protein: MNKLTKSVLALLALALLLTAGWYAWAETRPAPERTFDGDLAEVLPRARGGWTMEEVPLGPNEAVEEASLEILQFDDYVFRHYQGSGKDFFVYVAYWEPGKMPKRQINTHIPDVCWVNNGWTIQRRDNAYALDLGSTKTRDGQWREMDYRGQHVDVVFWHIAAGKAVTYQSMGFADKVVSIFTEPFSSGFDLRKEQFFVRVHTSGNFDQLKQDPFFREVMASLGVTSIVPTPAS; this comes from the coding sequence ATGAACAAGCTCACGAAATCCGTCCTCGCGCTGCTCGCTCTCGCCTTGTTGCTGACTGCCGGCTGGTATGCCTGGGCTGAGACGCGCCCCGCGCCTGAGCGCACCTTCGATGGCGATCTGGCCGAAGTGCTCCCGCGTGCGCGTGGCGGCTGGACGATGGAAGAGGTGCCGCTGGGGCCCAATGAAGCGGTGGAAGAAGCTTCGCTGGAGATCCTCCAGTTCGACGACTACGTGTTTCGCCACTACCAGGGCTCCGGCAAGGACTTCTTTGTCTACGTGGCATACTGGGAGCCCGGCAAGATGCCGAAGCGCCAGATCAACACCCACATCCCGGATGTCTGCTGGGTCAACAACGGCTGGACGATCCAGCGCCGCGACAACGCCTACGCGCTCGACCTCGGCAGCACAAAGACGCGCGACGGCCAGTGGCGCGAGATGGACTACCGGGGCCAACACGTGGATGTCGTCTTCTGGCACATCGCAGCCGGTAAGGCCGTTACTTACCAAAGCATGGGTTTTGCCGACAAGGTGGTCTCGATCTTCACCGAGCCATTTTCCTCCGGCTTCGACCTGCGCAAGGAGCAGTTTTTCGTGCGCGTGCACACCTCAGGTAACTTCGATCAGCTGAAGCAAGACCCGTTTTTCCGTGAGGTCATGGCTTCGCTCGGCGTGACTTCCATCGTCCCGACGCCCGCTTCCTAG
- a CDS encoding NTP transferase domain-containing protein: MKNAVILTAKGGNTTVQNKNVIPILGVPVMLYPLRAAKLSVETDAIFVSTEDELIGNLAQKEGAKILVRPPELSTPESQHRDVIQYAVQQVEALHPELENVIVLLGNTVQVTPGVIDKAFRMLEEDDCDSVATVWKAQDDHPFRAMTQDEQGYMKAFHDLDVSSNRQSYPPVYFYDQGVWAFRKHCAYEQKGPSPWVWLGQKCKMIERPWVTGRDIHTWIDISASVWYLNSIQVNDFMDYKDL, from the coding sequence ATGAAAAACGCGGTCATCCTCACGGCCAAAGGCGGCAACACTACCGTCCAGAACAAGAACGTGATCCCCATCCTCGGGGTCCCCGTCATGCTCTACCCCCTGCGCGCGGCCAAGCTCTCCGTCGAGACCGACGCGATTTTCGTCTCTACCGAAGACGAGCTGATCGGCAACCTTGCGCAAAAGGAAGGCGCGAAGATCCTCGTACGCCCGCCCGAACTCTCCACCCCCGAGAGCCAGCACCGCGATGTAATCCAGTATGCCGTGCAACAGGTAGAGGCTTTGCACCCTGAGCTGGAGAACGTCATCGTACTGCTGGGCAATACGGTGCAGGTGACGCCGGGCGTGATCGACAAGGCCTTCCGCATGCTGGAAGAAGACGATTGCGACTCGGTGGCGACCGTCTGGAAGGCGCAGGACGACCACCCCTTCCGTGCGATGACGCAGGACGAGCAGGGCTACATGAAGGCCTTTCACGATCTTGACGTCAGCTCCAACCGCCAGAGCTACCCGCCGGTATATTTTTACGATCAGGGTGTCTGGGCCTTCCGCAAGCACTGCGCCTACGAGCAAAAGGGCCCCAGCCCGTGGGTGTGGCTCGGGCAAAAGTGCAAGATGATCGAGCGCCCTTGGGTGACTGGCCGCGACATCCATACCTGGATCGATATTTCCGCCAGCGTCTGGTATCTGAACTCCATCCAGGTCAACGACTTCATGGACTACAAGGATTTGTAG
- the kdsA gene encoding 3-deoxy-8-phosphooctulonate synthase, with the protein MSLFDPQRLLLIAGPCSLESFDTSLQVARELKRLAAAHQDLNIVFKGSFDKANRTSLDSPRGPGMKEGLEILQAVKDETGFPVLTDIHYPDQAATVGQVCDVLQIPAFLCRQTDLLIAAAQTSRVVNVKKGQFLSPAEMRFVIDKLEGADAEEIWQTERGTTFGYQNLVVDMRNFDLMGGYNHPTIIDATHSVQLPGAGGGKTTGQRQFVPLLMRAALAAGANGVFVESHPEPEQAISDGPNQVPLASLPTLVEQALGIWRAARNLPTLTLS; encoded by the coding sequence ATGAGCCTGTTCGACCCCCAACGCCTGCTGCTGATTGCCGGCCCTTGCTCGCTCGAGAGCTTCGACACCAGCCTTCAGGTTGCCCGCGAACTCAAGCGCCTCGCCGCCGCCCACCAAGACCTCAACATCGTCTTCAAGGGCTCGTTCGACAAGGCCAACCGCACCTCGCTGGACAGCCCGCGCGGCCCCGGCATGAAGGAAGGGCTCGAAATCCTCCAGGCCGTGAAGGATGAGACGGGCTTCCCCGTGCTCACCGACATCCATTACCCCGACCAGGCGGCCACCGTCGGCCAAGTCTGCGACGTGCTCCAGATCCCGGCCTTCCTCTGCCGCCAGACGGATCTGCTCATCGCCGCCGCCCAGACCTCCCGCGTGGTCAACGTCAAGAAAGGCCAGTTCCTCTCGCCCGCCGAGATGCGCTTCGTCATCGACAAGCTCGAAGGCGCCGACGCGGAAGAGATCTGGCAGACCGAGCGCGGCACCACTTTCGGCTACCAGAACCTGGTCGTCGATATGCGCAATTTCGACCTCATGGGCGGCTACAACCACCCGACGATCATCGACGCCACCCACTCCGTGCAGTTGCCCGGCGCCGGCGGCGGCAAGACCACCGGCCAGCGCCAGTTTGTGCCCCTGCTGATGCGGGCGGCCCTCGCGGCGGGTGCCAACGGCGTGTTCGTCGAATCCCACCCGGAGCCGGAGCAAGCCATTTCCGACGGGCCCAATCAGGTCCCGCTCGCCTCGCTGCCCACCTTGGTGGAGCAGGCTCTTGGCATCTGGCGCGCCGCCCGCAACCTTCCGACCCTCACCCTCAGCTGA